One genomic region from Gammaproteobacteria bacterium encodes:
- a CDS encoding formate dehydrogenase subunit delta, translated as MNVEHLVTMANQIGAFFESQPDRNEAVAGVADHLRRFWDPRMRRAIVAHVQGGHNDLKQIVADAVKVLAAEQAERKN; from the coding sequence ATGAACGTAGAACATTTAGTGACGATGGCGAATCAGATCGGCGCCTTCTTCGAATCCCAGCCCGATCGCAACGAAGCCGTTGCCGGCGTTGCCGATCACCTGCGGCGTTTTTGGGATCCACGTATGCGGCGTGCAATTGTTGCGCACGTGCAAGGTGGCCATAACGACTTAAAGCAGATCGTGGCCGATGCGGTGAAAGTGCTGGCCGCCGAGCAAGCTGAAAGAAAAAACTAA